In Alteromonas sp. V450, the following proteins share a genomic window:
- the pseC gene encoding UDP-4-amino-4,6-dideoxy-N-acetyl-beta-L-altrosamine transaminase, with protein MIPYGRHTLYPEDIESVTRVLNEGFLTQGEQVPLFEESVCTYTGARYGIACNSGTSGLHIACLAAGVEKGDLVWTVPNSFAASANCARYCGADIDFVDIDPATRNLSLSALEHKLSVAKSEGRLPKVIIVVHFAGSSCDMSAIAALTSEFGIILIEDAAHALGGTDVNGHKVGRCEYSSMSVLSFHPVKSITSAEGGMVVTNDEKIASLLRLYRSHGISRDAERYLDLPSDEPWFYAQYELGYNYRLSDIHAALGRAQLKHIEKFVDARYALAERYDSMLATLPLKRPVLDRNSAWHLYMVELERHDRKTVFNELRARGVGVNVHYIPIHLHPYYKKLGFTKGMFPNSERYYDGALTLPLFPSLTLDEQDYVISQLNEILK; from the coding sequence ATGATTCCGTATGGTAGACACACTCTTTATCCTGAAGATATCGAGTCTGTCACTCGCGTTCTCAACGAAGGATTTTTGACGCAAGGAGAGCAAGTTCCTTTATTCGAGGAATCAGTGTGCACCTACACAGGTGCGCGTTATGGCATTGCTTGCAACAGCGGAACATCAGGTCTACACATCGCCTGCTTGGCTGCTGGAGTTGAAAAAGGCGATTTAGTCTGGACGGTTCCTAACTCTTTTGCAGCTTCAGCGAACTGTGCGCGCTATTGTGGTGCTGATATAGACTTTGTTGATATTGATCCAGCGACCCGCAATCTAAGCTTATCAGCACTTGAACACAAACTAAGCGTGGCTAAATCGGAAGGTCGGCTGCCGAAAGTTATCATTGTTGTTCATTTTGCAGGTAGCAGTTGCGATATGTCTGCAATAGCCGCATTAACGTCTGAGTTCGGAATTATTTTAATAGAAGACGCAGCTCATGCTCTAGGTGGAACAGATGTAAATGGTCATAAAGTGGGGCGATGTGAATACTCGTCGATGAGCGTTTTAAGCTTTCACCCGGTTAAATCTATCACCAGTGCAGAAGGCGGAATGGTGGTCACCAATGATGAGAAAATCGCGTCATTACTTCGCCTTTATAGAAGTCATGGTATTTCTCGCGATGCAGAGCGATATTTAGACCTACCGTCTGACGAACCGTGGTTCTATGCGCAATATGAACTTGGCTATAATTACAGGTTGAGCGATATCCACGCGGCGCTGGGACGAGCGCAACTAAAGCATATTGAAAAGTTCGTGGACGCAAGATACGCCCTTGCCGAGCGTTACGACTCGATGTTGGCAACGCTTCCTCTTAAACGTCCAGTTTTAGATAGAAATAGTGCATGGCACCTCTACATGGTTGAACTTGAACGCCATGACAGAAAAACGGTATTCAATGAGCTACGTGCCCGAGGCGTAGGCGTAAATGTGCACTACATTCCAATACACCTTCATCCGTATTACAAAAAACTGGGTTTTACCAAAGGAATGTTTCCGAATTCGGAGCGTTATTATGACGGCGCGTTAACACTGCCTCTTTTTCCTAGCCTAACGCTTGATGAGCAAGATTATGTTATTTCACAGCTCAATGAGATACTAAAATGA
- the pseF gene encoding pseudaminic acid cytidylyltransferase, with protein sequence MNVAVIPARGGSKRIKQKNIRAFAGQPLIAYSLDAAKRASLFDDIIVSTDSEEIARVSLTHGATHIIQRAPELSDDYTGTTPVVQDAIKRYELATGKKTTRVCCIYATAPFLTASALKKGHDKLVSNANANFAFSVTSFAFPIQRAIKVAGSGVEPVFPEHMGKRSQDLEECYHDAGQFYWGLREAWLDNAGMFKSHSCPVVLPRHLVQDIDTYEDWHRAELMYYAYVKRQDDE encoded by the coding sequence ATGAACGTTGCTGTTATCCCTGCTCGTGGTGGGAGCAAACGCATCAAACAAAAAAATATAAGAGCATTTGCAGGACAGCCCTTAATAGCTTATTCACTTGACGCGGCTAAACGCGCTTCTTTGTTCGACGATATTATTGTATCCACAGACTCAGAAGAGATTGCACGTGTGTCTCTCACGCATGGTGCCACCCACATTATACAGCGTGCACCTGAGTTATCTGATGACTACACCGGCACGACCCCTGTTGTCCAAGATGCTATTAAGCGCTACGAATTAGCAACAGGTAAAAAAACTACGCGAGTCTGTTGTATTTATGCAACCGCCCCGTTTCTTACTGCTAGTGCGTTAAAAAAGGGACACGATAAACTTGTTAGCAACGCAAATGCTAATTTTGCTTTTTCTGTTACCTCTTTCGCATTTCCGATCCAGCGCGCTATAAAAGTTGCCGGCTCTGGGGTTGAGCCTGTCTTTCCTGAGCACATGGGGAAGCGTTCTCAAGATTTAGAAGAATGTTATCACGATGCAGGGCAGTTCTATTGGGGGCTCAGAGAGGCATGGCTAGACAACGCGGGTATGTTTAAGTCTCACAGCTGCCCCGTGGTCCTTCCTCGTCATTTGGTTCAGGATATCGACACCTACGAAGATTGGCATCGCGCTGAGCTTATGTATTATGCATATGTAAAAAGACAAGATGATGAATAA
- the pseI gene encoding pseudaminic acid synthase — MNNWQNVSINIGGRLVGANHPPFIIAELSGNHSQSLETAYEMIKAASECGADAIKLQTYTADSMTLNVHTPDFVIKEQDSLWHGENLYGLYQKAATPYSWHKELFDYAKQLGMLAFSSPFDEAAVDFLDALHVPCYKIASFELTDVPLVRKAASKGKPLIMSTGMASLSDIELAVNTARSAGCSDIILLKCTSTYPAEPINTNLLTIPHMSDAFKCPVGLSDHTAGLGVAVAAVGFGVPVIEKHFVLDRSAGGVDAEFSLEPNELSALVTETKRAWQSLGEVTYGGSQAEEKAKQYRRSVYVSEDIAAGETFGAHNLKIVRPAFGLAPKHWDSVIGKKATVALAKGTALAWEHVSS, encoded by the coding sequence ATGAATAACTGGCAAAACGTATCAATAAATATCGGCGGCAGACTTGTAGGCGCCAATCATCCCCCTTTTATTATTGCTGAATTAAGCGGTAATCATAGTCAATCACTCGAAACTGCCTATGAAATGATAAAAGCGGCGAGTGAATGCGGCGCTGACGCTATAAAACTGCAGACGTATACCGCCGATAGCATGACACTTAATGTGCACACACCTGACTTTGTAATTAAAGAGCAAGATAGCCTATGGCATGGCGAAAACTTATACGGCCTGTATCAAAAAGCCGCAACGCCATACTCTTGGCACAAAGAGCTTTTCGACTACGCAAAGCAGTTGGGCATGTTAGCATTTAGCTCTCCTTTCGACGAAGCCGCGGTTGATTTTCTCGACGCATTGCATGTCCCCTGTTACAAAATTGCATCGTTTGAACTTACGGATGTACCGCTTGTGAGAAAAGCGGCAAGTAAAGGAAAACCGCTTATCATGTCTACAGGCATGGCAAGTCTTAGTGACATAGAGCTTGCTGTAAATACTGCAAGAAGCGCAGGGTGCAGCGACATCATATTACTTAAGTGTACGAGCACTTATCCCGCAGAGCCTATAAATACGAACCTTCTTACTATTCCCCATATGTCCGATGCATTTAAGTGCCCGGTGGGTTTAAGCGATCATACTGCAGGCCTTGGTGTGGCGGTTGCCGCCGTCGGCTTTGGCGTCCCTGTGATTGAAAAGCACTTCGTTTTAGACCGTTCAGCAGGAGGTGTTGACGCCGAGTTTTCGCTGGAACCCAACGAGCTTAGCGCCCTAGTGACCGAGACAAAACGTGCATGGCAATCCTTAGGGGAGGTGACGTACGGCGGTAGTCAAGCAGAAGAAAAAGCTAAGCAATATCGGCGCTCAGTCTATGTTAGCGAAGATATAGCGGCTGGCGAAACATTTGGCGCGCATAACTTAAAAATTGTTCGCCCTGCTTTTGGATTAGCGCCAAAGCATTGGGACAGCGTCATTGGCAAAAAGGCAACGGTAGCATTGGCAAAAGGGACCGCTTTGGCGTGGGAGCATGTGTCTTCATGA
- the pseG gene encoding UDP-2,4-diacetamido-2,4,6-trideoxy-beta-L-altropyranose hydrolase — protein sequence MSELLFVVEVSSESGIGHLMRCLALAQAAQERGINSVFFVPAFAQRICKSRHDWCGTIVVAEQNSSTSLSLIEQRLQKKRSLGIVVDGYHFDQAFIERVSQLGFPLLVLDDVKSPICQYANLITNPAGVDWKSDYQSINPHATLCLGPRYRLLRRSFRQPPALPLSRRHCLTISFGGSDPKHFTLPVLSAVVKYLQDVPIRVVTGPGFTQQAELGEFLTYCDAPVQHIHNGQDMADIWVNSRLTIAAAGGSQFELVACSSPSVLVVVADNQVSATTQAVEQGWCEWWDARQALNVDLLAQKISNLWNDEKQLSQMYARSEHASYLAGTDNLLDALICYEA from the coding sequence ATGAGCGAACTTTTGTTCGTCGTTGAAGTATCGTCAGAGTCAGGAATAGGGCATCTAATGCGTTGCTTAGCGTTGGCTCAAGCGGCGCAAGAACGTGGAATTAATAGCGTATTCTTTGTGCCTGCCTTTGCGCAACGCATTTGTAAGTCGAGGCATGATTGGTGCGGTACGATTGTCGTTGCTGAGCAAAACTCATCGACAAGCCTTTCGTTAATTGAACAGCGCCTTCAGAAAAAGCGATCGCTGGGGATCGTTGTAGACGGTTATCATTTTGATCAAGCGTTTATAGAAAGGGTAAGTCAGCTTGGCTTCCCACTTTTAGTACTTGATGATGTGAAAAGTCCGATATGCCAATATGCCAATCTTATAACTAATCCCGCGGGTGTAGATTGGAAATCCGACTACCAGAGTATAAACCCTCATGCCACATTGTGTTTGGGGCCGCGCTATCGATTGTTACGTCGTTCGTTTCGCCAGCCTCCCGCACTGCCGCTCTCACGTCGACATTGCCTTACAATTAGCTTCGGTGGAAGCGATCCTAAGCACTTTACCTTGCCTGTGCTCAGTGCAGTTGTAAAATATCTCCAAGATGTTCCAATTCGTGTTGTGACCGGCCCAGGCTTTACACAGCAAGCCGAGTTAGGTGAATTTTTGACATATTGCGATGCACCCGTTCAACATATTCATAACGGTCAAGATATGGCAGATATTTGGGTAAACTCTCGGCTAACAATCGCAGCTGCTGGTGGTTCTCAGTTTGAGCTCGTAGCGTGCTCAAGTCCTTCAGTTTTGGTTGTTGTTGCCGATAATCAAGTTAGTGCGACAACCCAGGCGGTAGAGCAGGGTTGGTGTGAATGGTGGGATGCTCGACAGGCGCTCAACGTTGATTTGTTGGCGCAGAAAATAAGCAACTTGTGGAATGATGAAAAACAATTGTCACAGATGTACGCTCGTTCAGAGCATGCTTCTTATCTTGCAGGCACCGATAATTTGCTTGATGCATTAATCTGCTATGAAGCTTAA
- a CDS encoding GNAT family N-acetyltransferase, translating into MNKQTFTAYQVTLTPIAREHQHVLRHWRNDPEIQQQMFSANYITEEQQLAWFDRINDCNTQWHWIVSYKGEFIGSTNIKAIQKGQSVVESQTLEAGLYIGDARYKGNVLAFAPTLAMYDFCFENLATKEFKALVKTTNSAAINYNQKLGYKIKAQSPDTDVCEMILTEQDYRLNTTVLKQLLSRAKKQ; encoded by the coding sequence GTGAATAAGCAAACATTTACTGCTTATCAAGTAACGCTGACGCCGATAGCGCGTGAACATCAACATGTTCTTAGGCACTGGAGAAATGATCCAGAAATTCAGCAACAAATGTTCTCGGCAAACTATATTACAGAAGAACAACAACTTGCGTGGTTTGACCGAATCAATGACTGTAATACCCAGTGGCATTGGATCGTGTCATACAAAGGAGAGTTTATTGGCTCAACAAACATTAAAGCCATTCAAAAAGGGCAAAGCGTAGTTGAATCGCAAACGCTTGAGGCAGGCTTATATATTGGCGACGCTAGGTACAAAGGAAATGTTTTGGCTTTCGCGCCTACGCTGGCGATGTATGATTTTTGTTTTGAAAACTTAGCCACCAAAGAGTTCAAAGCGTTGGTTAAAACCACAAACAGCGCTGCCATTAATTACAACCAGAAGTTGGGGTATAAGATAAAAGCGCAAAGCCCTGACACCGACGTGTGTGAGATGATACTAACGGAACAAGACTATCGGTTGAACACGACGGTGTTAAAACAACTACTTTCAAGAGCAAAGAAGCAATAA
- a CDS encoding acyl carrier protein, producing MNNNEKLINAFTTALGIEAENVTDDLTYNAIPQWDSTAHMVLIAEIENVFDVMLDTDDIIDLSSVAQAKIILQKYDVNT from the coding sequence GTGAATAACAACGAGAAACTTATCAATGCGTTTACAACAGCACTTGGCATAGAAGCAGAAAATGTCACCGATGACCTGACTTACAACGCAATACCTCAATGGGACTCTACCGCTCATATGGTACTCATCGCTGAAATTGAAAACGTGTTCGACGTTATGTTAGATACCGATGACATTATTGATTTAAGCTCGGTTGCACAAGCGAAAATAATTTTACAAAAATATGACGTCAATACTTAA
- a CDS encoding SDR family NAD(P)-dependent oxidoreductase, whose protein sequence is MTSILNQSSLAETTVIVTGATGGIGQAIASNAIANGAFVIACGRDSDKLERLREEHTDHVHTLCYDVTDSNATVDAFKNIQKGVSGEKWPALYGLVNGAGVMAESVLAMTSNAVLHQQMAVNFFAAYHHMQLASRLMARQKTGSIVNIVSQVGELGSAGMSAYSASKAALSGATKSLAKELMSTGVRVNAVAPGFINTELTAHYDEQAKQRVHERCVMKRSGEAHEVAEAVAFLLSKQASYTTGHILPVDGFFYP, encoded by the coding sequence ATGACGTCAATACTTAATCAGTCTTCGCTAGCCGAGACAACGGTCATAGTTACAGGTGCGACGGGCGGCATTGGTCAGGCTATTGCGTCTAACGCCATTGCCAATGGTGCGTTTGTCATTGCATGCGGCAGAGACAGCGACAAACTGGAACGTTTGCGCGAAGAACATACGGACCACGTACATACGCTTTGCTACGATGTAACAGATTCAAACGCTACCGTTGATGCGTTTAAAAACATACAAAAAGGCGTGTCTGGTGAGAAATGGCCAGCATTGTATGGGTTAGTGAATGGTGCGGGCGTCATGGCCGAATCTGTTTTGGCAATGACAAGCAACGCCGTGTTGCATCAACAAATGGCCGTAAATTTCTTTGCTGCTTATCATCATATGCAGCTTGCTAGTCGTCTTATGGCGAGACAAAAAACAGGCAGCATAGTTAACATTGTGTCTCAAGTCGGTGAATTAGGAAGTGCTGGAATGAGCGCCTATTCTGCAAGTAAAGCGGCGCTATCAGGGGCGACGAAATCGCTTGCCAAAGAACTGATGTCTACGGGCGTTCGCGTAAATGCCGTCGCGCCGGGTTTTATCAATACTGAGCTTACTGCCCATTATGACGAACAGGCAAAACAACGTGTGCATGAGCGTTGTGTAATGAAGAGGTCGGGAGAGGCGCACGAGGTAGCAGAAGCTGTCGCATTTCTTCTTTCCAAGCAGGCCAGTTATACAACAGGCCATATTCTGCCGGTAGATGGATTCTTTTACCCGTGA
- a CDS encoding AMP-binding protein — MKSNSVNSAKGQTQNALTIPFISSHSDSSAVAIKDDNACLTYRELTHLVAHQASLWQKNIVSNEAVFLTARGASARPIVMLFIDNTIQSVIDYLAALSLNFVVLLLNPKCSAKTKAQYKKMLRPNAEIRQGVLSLFHSEPINVDPRLCLLLSTSGSTGASKCVALSLRNITANCNSILSYLPIFSDDKTLLTLPLSYSYGLSVLHSHLKAGATVCFTSYSPFDKAFWHVIKQQGINSLSGVPSFYEMLSRLRFTTMRLPELRYFTQAGGKLAESYVKQFANYAHESGKAFYVMYGQTEATARMAYLSPEKVLFKPQSIGQAIAGGEFKLVGGGATEGKGELYYRGENVMLGYVSEVSDLNHLTQEEWLATGDLAQVDDDGDYTITGRIKRMIKIAGERASLDLAEQSLAEITAQQALDLTTCVIGKDDRLVAVFAGELTSAQYDSIVDSLSTSLAIPKRNIALHKVTAIPLLGNGKVDYAKLSGQILGEN; from the coding sequence GTGAAGTCAAATTCAGTCAACAGTGCAAAAGGGCAAACCCAGAATGCTTTAACTATTCCCTTTATTTCGTCACACTCTGACAGCAGTGCTGTTGCAATAAAAGATGACAACGCCTGTTTAACGTATCGTGAACTAACGCATCTCGTTGCGCACCAAGCCAGCTTATGGCAAAAAAATATCGTTTCTAATGAAGCCGTTTTTTTAACAGCGCGTGGTGCTTCTGCGCGACCAATAGTGATGCTGTTTATCGACAACACAATTCAAAGTGTTATCGATTATTTAGCGGCACTTTCTTTAAATTTTGTTGTGTTGCTACTCAATCCAAAGTGTTCAGCAAAAACAAAAGCACAGTATAAAAAGATGCTGCGGCCCAACGCTGAAATTCGACAAGGGGTGTTGTCGTTGTTTCACAGCGAACCGATAAACGTCGATCCGCGGCTATGTTTATTGTTATCTACCTCTGGTAGCACGGGAGCGAGTAAATGTGTCGCACTCTCGCTGCGAAATATCACAGCAAATTGCAATTCAATTTTGTCTTATCTGCCTATTTTTAGTGACGATAAGACGCTATTGACATTGCCGCTAAGCTACTCTTATGGACTGTCCGTTTTACACTCACATTTAAAAGCAGGCGCCACAGTATGTTTTACTTCATATAGTCCCTTTGACAAAGCATTTTGGCATGTCATAAAACAGCAGGGCATTAATTCATTGTCGGGTGTGCCGTCGTTTTATGAAATGTTATCACGACTTAGGTTTACGACTATGCGCCTTCCTGAACTGAGGTACTTTACACAAGCGGGCGGAAAGTTAGCCGAATCATATGTAAAGCAATTCGCGAATTACGCCCATGAATCCGGCAAAGCATTTTACGTGATGTACGGACAGACAGAAGCCACTGCACGAATGGCTTATTTGTCGCCGGAAAAGGTCTTGTTTAAGCCTCAGTCAATAGGTCAAGCTATTGCGGGAGGAGAGTTCAAACTGGTAGGTGGCGGCGCTACTGAAGGTAAAGGCGAGCTTTACTATCGCGGTGAGAACGTCATGTTGGGCTATGTATCCGAGGTATCAGATTTAAACCATTTAACCCAAGAAGAGTGGCTTGCAACGGGCGATTTAGCGCAAGTAGATGACGATGGTGACTATACCATTACCGGACGCATAAAAAGGATGATTAAAATTGCGGGTGAACGAGCGAGTTTAGACTTGGCTGAGCAGTCACTGGCTGAGATTACAGCGCAACAAGCGCTTGATTTAACTACCTGTGTTATTGGCAAAGATGACAGGCTTGTTGCTGTATTTGCAGGGGAGTTGACGTCAGCGCAGTATGATTCAATCGTCGACAGCCTTTCGACGTCGCTGGCCATACCAAAACGAAATATTGCTCTGCATAAAGTAACCGCCATTCCGTTATTGGGTAATGGTAAAGTCGATTATGCAAAATTGTCTGGTCAAATATTGGGAGAAAATTAA
- a CDS encoding acyl-protein synthetase, translating to MFSYPTGVFDLPVYGVAKKQKQTMLNQIIPLLSQYHYQHSDTYKRLIDSRFFDVVRAPHDQQLPVASRLFKDLTLTSIAPSDVFRQMRSSGTTGHASKITLDGESAKRQSRVLVKILQSWVGKQRRPMLLIDAPSTVRAAGAMTARAAGLQGLSFFGRDHCYALNENMELDLEKVQAFCAKYADEPVLIFGFTFIVWQQFIQALINNNLKLNFSDAMLIHGGGWKKMQEQAVTDSEFKTVIRRTLGHVTVHDYYGMVEQTGTIYVQCEKGFLHTPVWSDVLVRSPQDLRLLEHGESGLIQVNSILPTSYPGHCILTEDRGTIVGEDDCACGRLGKYFKVHGRLPKAQVKGCSDTFR from the coding sequence GTGTTTTCCTATCCTACAGGGGTGTTTGATTTACCTGTTTACGGCGTTGCTAAAAAACAAAAGCAAACCATGTTAAATCAGATTATCCCTTTGCTCAGTCAATATCATTATCAACATAGTGATACTTATAAGCGATTAATAGATAGTCGCTTTTTTGATGTTGTTAGAGCCCCGCACGACCAACAGCTCCCCGTGGCATCGCGATTGTTTAAAGATTTGACGCTTACGAGTATTGCGCCAAGCGATGTATTTCGGCAAATGCGCTCGTCCGGCACGACTGGTCACGCTTCCAAGATTACCCTTGATGGAGAGTCAGCAAAGCGCCAAAGTCGAGTGCTTGTGAAAATCCTGCAAAGTTGGGTAGGCAAACAACGGCGCCCTATGTTATTGATTGATGCGCCTTCCACAGTGAGAGCCGCCGGCGCAATGACCGCCAGAGCAGCAGGGCTTCAAGGCCTGTCTTTTTTTGGTCGAGATCACTGCTACGCACTTAACGAGAACATGGAATTGGACCTTGAAAAGGTGCAGGCGTTTTGCGCTAAATATGCTGATGAACCCGTCTTAATATTTGGTTTTACTTTTATTGTTTGGCAGCAGTTTATTCAGGCCTTGATTAACAACAATCTGAAATTAAACTTTTCTGATGCTATGCTGATCCACGGCGGCGGCTGGAAAAAAATGCAAGAACAAGCGGTGACGGACAGCGAGTTCAAAACTGTAATTCGGCGCACACTGGGTCATGTAACTGTACATGATTATTACGGCATGGTTGAACAGACTGGCACCATCTATGTTCAGTGCGAAAAAGGGTTTCTTCACACGCCAGTTTGGTCTGATGTACTGGTGCGTAGTCCGCAAGACCTACGCTTACTGGAGCATGGAGAGTCTGGTCTGATTCAGGTTAATTCAATACTACCCACAAGCTACCCTGGCCACTGCATATTGACCGAAGATCGCGGGACAATTGTCGGAGAAGATGACTGCGCGTGCGGAAGGTTAGGTAAATATTTCAAGGTTCACGGACGGTTGCCAAAGGCACAGGTTAAAGGCTGCAGTGATACATTTAGATAA
- a CDS encoding acyl-CoA reductase has product MIHLDNRHVEWCIPLCEASRKDKKLTQDKLVASVAGFSAFLLAQPGVKQFPEIVALAFWFRKAHLQQLEQKLFAEKADNEVDKVFHIAPANVDTVFMYTLLLSVLCGNTNIVRISHRSGDITRQLVDFLHAYLKTPNGEVLAPFIGVVQYNAEHVDVTERLSKWCDLRVVWGGDAAIESVSRLAPETRQISFPDRYSVAVLQLNNEDDIERCANSFVSDVAPFTQQACSSPKALYWLNTNQALQERFWEKVGSAIVLSKHNFETIHKVEQHIALQYLSGCFAVELRDNIGKKLAEFAQVTNVGPIARCKVKTLTASILEAHGGNGLVLESDIASLEEIAYSAKLQTISYALPHGWQERSGQFKRAVPLGKALEFSPIWDGVDLLQSFSQ; this is encoded by the coding sequence GTGATACATTTAGATAATAGGCATGTAGAGTGGTGTATTCCACTGTGTGAGGCTAGCCGTAAAGATAAAAAGCTTACTCAAGATAAGCTGGTTGCTTCTGTAGCCGGCTTTTCTGCGTTTCTGTTAGCGCAGCCAGGCGTCAAGCAGTTTCCTGAAATTGTTGCGCTTGCCTTTTGGTTTCGAAAAGCGCATTTGCAGCAATTGGAACAAAAACTATTTGCAGAGAAAGCCGATAACGAGGTGGATAAAGTCTTTCATATTGCGCCTGCGAACGTAGACACCGTGTTTATGTATACCTTGCTTCTATCGGTATTATGCGGCAATACAAATATCGTCAGAATTAGCCACAGAAGCGGTGATATTACTCGTCAATTAGTCGACTTTCTTCACGCTTACCTAAAAACACCGAATGGTGAAGTGTTAGCACCTTTTATCGGTGTTGTTCAGTATAATGCTGAACATGTCGATGTTACTGAACGCCTCAGTAAGTGGTGCGACCTCAGAGTGGTATGGGGCGGCGATGCTGCTATTGAATCGGTATCGAGGCTTGCCCCTGAGACTCGTCAAATAAGTTTTCCAGATCGTTATTCAGTCGCGGTGTTACAACTCAATAACGAAGACGATATAGAACGCTGTGCCAATAGTTTTGTCAGTGATGTAGCGCCGTTTACGCAACAGGCATGCTCTTCACCTAAGGCGTTGTATTGGCTTAATACAAACCAAGCGCTTCAAGAGCGCTTTTGGGAAAAGGTGGGATCGGCGATAGTCCTCAGTAAACACAACTTTGAGACAATCCACAAAGTTGAGCAGCATATCGCGCTACAGTATTTGAGCGGTTGTTTCGCAGTCGAGCTTCGGGACAATATTGGCAAAAAACTTGCTGAATTTGCGCAGGTAACCAATGTTGGACCGATTGCCAGATGTAAGGTCAAAACCTTGACGGCATCAATCTTAGAAGCACATGGCGGGAATGGTCTGGTGTTAGAAAGTGATATCGCGTCGCTTGAGGAAATTGCGTACTCTGCAAAACTACAAACGATAAGTTATGCATTACCTCATGGGTGGCAGGAAAGGTCAGGGCAATTTAAACGAGCAGTGCCTTTGGGAAAGGCTTTGGAATTCTCGCCAATATGGGATGGTGTAGATCTACTGCAATCCTTTAGTCAGTAA